One Synergistota bacterium genomic window carries:
- a CDS encoding HAD hydrolase-like protein, which yields MKVVLFDVDNTMIKSTKAHTRAFIEGLSNVFGIDFKEEDFENAGPPGMTDLEIAIVAGERRGISREEILRKMKEISNAMAESFAKSIEKGELELLPGVRNLLEELKARSFTLGVMTGNFEKIAWIKLKRAKIDGFFSFGIFGGEAENKSMMGKVAMKKIRGLFGKEPSFICIIGDTPRDVEAGKLIGAKTIAVATGSATERELKQAKPDLLLKNLEDHIFILIWIVKASEA from the coding sequence ATGAAGGTTGTATTATTTGATGTAGATAATACGATGATTAAAAGCACAAAAGCTCATACAAGAGCTTTTATTGAAGGCTTATCCAATGTTTTCGGAATCGATTTTAAAGAAGAAGATTTCGAAAATGCAGGCCCTCCGGGCATGACGGATCTTGAAATAGCAATCGTGGCAGGTGAAAGAAGAGGAATATCACGAGAGGAAATTTTGAGAAAAATGAAAGAGATCTCGAACGCAATGGCTGAAAGCTTTGCTAAAAGTATCGAAAAGGGAGAATTGGAACTCCTTCCCGGCGTTAGAAATCTGCTTGAGGAGCTTAAAGCTCGCTCATTTACCCTCGGCGTCATGACAGGAAACTTCGAAAAGATAGCATGGATAAAGTTAAAGAGGGCAAAGATAGATGGATTCTTCTCATTTGGAATCTTTGGTGGAGAAGCAGAAAACAAATCGATGATGGGAAAAGTAGCGATGAAAAAAATAAGAGGGCTCTTTGGCAAAGAGCCCTCTTTCATTTGCATAATAGGAGATACCCCAAGGGATGTAGAAGCCGGAAAGTTAATCGGTGCGAAGACAATCGCTGTAGCAACAGGAAGCGCAACGGAAAGAGAACTTAAACAAGCGAAGCCAGATCTTCTTCTTAAAAACCTGGAAGATCACATTTTTATCCTAATCTGGATAGTTAAAGCCAGCGAGGCTTGA
- a CDS encoding inositol-3-phosphate synthase: MRVAILGQGFVGSVFAVGVERIKRGELGYAGIPLRDELPIRVEEIEIVGSYDVDDSKVGLTLQDVVKKYWNGKIFETLGGVRIRRGIHLGSLRNLPVEARGREDEKPLREAIEELVHEWKELGVDALVNVCTTESFKIFSSREEFLEAIEKSDKERLTATQAYFYAACLYAKERGGCAFVNTIPTLLANDPIMLKLAEEHNLVVFGDDGATGATPLTADLLAHQAQRNRLVRDVAQFNIGGNMDFLALTDRDRNKSKEETKSSIVKDILGYDAPHYIKPTGYIESLGDKKFVSLHMEYVSFNGAVDELIVNARINDSPALAGLIVDLVRLGKIAVERGLSGTVYEVNAFYMKNPGPSDKPNIPRIIAYEKVRSWAGLKPRWL, translated from the coding sequence GTGAGGGTAGCTATTTTGGGGCAAGGTTTCGTTGGAAGCGTATTTGCGGTTGGGGTTGAAAGGATAAAGAGAGGTGAGCTCGGATATGCAGGGATTCCGCTTAGGGATGAGCTTCCCATCAGGGTGGAAGAGATAGAGATAGTGGGAAGCTATGACGTTGATGATTCCAAGGTGGGACTCACGCTTCAAGATGTGGTTAAAAAGTACTGGAATGGGAAGATATTTGAGACATTAGGAGGCGTTCGAATAAGGAGAGGGATACACTTAGGAAGCCTTAGGAATCTTCCGGTCGAAGCGCGTGGTAGGGAGGATGAGAAACCACTTAGGGAAGCGATTGAGGAGCTCGTCCATGAGTGGAAGGAACTCGGCGTAGATGCCTTGGTTAACGTCTGCACGACTGAGTCTTTTAAGATTTTTTCGAGCAGGGAGGAGTTTCTCGAAGCAATAGAGAAAAGCGATAAAGAGAGGTTAACCGCAACCCAAGCGTACTTCTATGCTGCTTGTCTTTATGCTAAGGAGCGTGGGGGATGTGCCTTCGTAAATACGATTCCCACTCTTCTCGCCAATGATCCTATTATGCTTAAACTTGCTGAGGAGCATAATCTCGTCGTTTTTGGAGATGATGGAGCTACTGGAGCAACTCCACTTACCGCTGATCTTCTTGCCCATCAGGCTCAAAGAAATAGGCTTGTTAGAGATGTTGCTCAGTTTAATATAGGTGGGAATATGGATTTTCTCGCGCTAACCGATAGGGATAGAAACAAGAGCAAGGAGGAGACCAAATCCAGCATAGTTAAGGATATTCTCGGCTACGATGCTCCTCACTATATAAAGCCTACTGGCTATATAGAATCTCTGGGAGATAAGAAGTTTGTTTCACTTCATATGGAATATGTTAGCTTTAACGGAGCGGTTGATGAGCTCATAGTCAATGCGAGAATAAATGACAGTCCTGCCCTTGCTGGCTTGATAGTTGATCTGGTCAGACTTGGTAAAATAGCCGTCGAAAGAGGCCTTTCCGGAACGGTATATGAGGTAAACGCCTTCTACATGAAGAATCCCGGTCCCAGCGATAAACCTAATATACCGAGAATAATAGCTTACGAAAAGGTAAGATCTTGGGCGGGTCTCAAGCCTCGCTGGCTTTAA
- a CDS encoding NTP transferase domain-containing protein, translating to MKVVLLAAGLATRMRDLSGRMPKGLIRVAGRELVYRTMRYLKDLGFNDFVVITVPAFKEAYEKFMKRNGFSGRVVLNDYPERGNGYSLYLAKDYVDGKFILIMSDHVYERDFIERAVCGEGLIVDRIGRFVDHAEATKVRIKDGRVVDIGKKLEVYDALDTGFFVLSDDIFRVASELVSRHESVELSEIMKEARVKVSEVSGFFWMDADTPEELSVLRKAIIKNSVKGVGDGVISRLINRRISTWVSEKVCEFITPDGMTWISFLIGMFSALVAYFSPLWGGVIYQLSSILDGVDGEIARASLRESKFGGWLDSLLDRFVDFFFLLALAYGLPSSYLHVIALAIFGSVMVSYSTERFKGAYGKDAYKEIEPLRYLSGKRDERIFLTMLFCAFGLLEELFWVLAVLTNIRVLLTICFVWRWNRENFSRR from the coding sequence ATGAAGGTTGTTCTTCTCGCTGCGGGTCTCGCTACCCGAATGCGCGATCTTTCTGGAAGGATGCCCAAGGGGCTTATCAGAGTAGCGGGTAGAGAGCTCGTTTATAGGACGATGAGGTATCTTAAAGATCTTGGTTTTAATGATTTTGTAGTAATAACGGTTCCTGCTTTTAAGGAAGCTTATGAGAAGTTTATGAAAAGGAATGGTTTCAGTGGAAGGGTAGTTCTTAATGACTATCCCGAAAGGGGAAACGGTTATTCTCTTTATCTCGCTAAGGATTACGTTGATGGGAAGTTCATTCTAATAATGAGTGATCACGTTTATGAGAGAGATTTCATCGAAAGAGCAGTTTGTGGAGAGGGACTCATAGTTGATAGGATTGGCAGATTTGTGGATCATGCGGAGGCTACGAAGGTAAGGATAAAAGATGGTAGGGTGGTGGACATAGGGAAGAAACTTGAGGTTTACGATGCTCTTGATACGGGCTTTTTTGTTCTGAGCGATGATATTTTCAGGGTAGCGTCTGAGCTTGTTTCACGCCATGAAAGCGTGGAGCTAAGTGAGATCATGAAAGAAGCGCGTGTTAAAGTTTCAGAAGTTTCTGGTTTCTTCTGGATGGATGCTGATACACCGGAAGAGCTTTCAGTACTGCGTAAGGCTATAATAAAAAATTCAGTTAAGGGAGTGGGAGATGGAGTAATCTCAAGGCTGATAAATAGAAGGATATCGACGTGGGTTTCAGAAAAGGTTTGTGAGTTTATTACACCAGATGGTATGACTTGGATTTCATTCCTAATCGGCATGTTTTCGGCTCTGGTGGCATACTTTTCTCCTCTATGGGGAGGGGTAATATACCAGTTGAGCTCAATACTTGATGGAGTTGATGGAGAGATAGCGAGAGCTTCTCTAAGGGAGAGCAAATTTGGGGGCTGGCTCGATTCGCTCTTAGATAGGTTTGTTGATTTTTTCTTTCTTCTCGCTCTGGCTTATGGGCTTCCCAGCTCGTATCTTCACGTTATCGCTCTCGCGATATTTGGCTCAGTAATGGTGAGCTACTCCACGGAAAGATTCAAGGGGGCTTATGGGAAAGATGCTTACAAAGAGATAGAACCGCTGAGATATCTTTCTGGTAAGAGGGATGAGAGGATATTCTTGACGATGCTTTTCTGCGCCTTTGGGCTCCTTGAGGAGCTTTTCTGGGTTCTTGCGGTTCTCACGAATATAAGGGTTCTTTTAACCATCTGTTTTGTTTGGAGATGGAATAGAGAAAACTTCTCAAGGAGGTGA
- the glpK gene encoding glycerol kinase GlpK has product MSKYVLSLDEGTTSARAIVFDKESNILGVGQYEFPQYYPKPGWVEHNPDEIWDAQVRAFKTALEKAKAEPKDIAAIGITNQRETTVLWDKNTGKPVYNAVVWQCRRTASIVDELRKNHYDLIKENTGLVPDSYFSGPKIKWLLDNVPGLREKAEKGEILFGTIDTFLIWRLSGGKVHVIDYSNASRTMIFNIHKLEWDKEILKILGIPEAILPEPKPSSEIYGYTDKEIFGAEVPISGDAGDQQAALFGQACYKPGMVKNTYGTGNFALMNTGEKPYKSKNLLTTIAWGLKGKVEYALEGSIFITGAAVQWLRDSLKVIEVSPEVEPLAASLASNEGVYFVPAFVGLGAPYWDQYARGIIIGITRGTRRAHLARAVLEAMAYLSKDVLIEMEKDSGIKVAELRVDGGATNNNFLMQFQADILGTKVIRPVIQETTALGAAYLAGLAVGYWSDQEEIAKMWKVEREFDPQMDESMREKLHSAWKEAVKRSLSWAKVLKDLGLEA; this is encoded by the coding sequence ATGAGTAAGTATGTTTTGTCTCTTGATGAGGGAACAACCAGTGCGAGGGCAATAGTCTTTGATAAGGAAAGCAATATTCTGGGAGTAGGACAGTATGAATTCCCCCAATATTACCCCAAGCCCGGTTGGGTAGAGCATAATCCCGACGAAATATGGGACGCCCAAGTTAGAGCATTTAAAACCGCTCTTGAAAAGGCAAAGGCAGAACCCAAAGATATAGCAGCGATCGGAATAACCAATCAGAGGGAGACCACCGTTCTATGGGACAAAAATACGGGAAAGCCGGTCTACAATGCGGTGGTCTGGCAGTGTAGGAGAACCGCAAGCATAGTCGATGAATTAAGAAAGAATCACTACGATCTCATCAAGGAAAATACCGGATTGGTACCGGACTCATACTTCTCAGGACCCAAGATCAAATGGCTTCTTGATAACGTTCCCGGGCTGAGAGAGAAGGCGGAAAAGGGAGAGATACTCTTCGGGACAATAGATACCTTCCTGATCTGGCGGCTAAGCGGCGGGAAGGTTCACGTAATAGATTACTCAAACGCCTCAAGAACCATGATCTTCAACATTCATAAGCTCGAGTGGGACAAGGAGATACTAAAGATACTGGGAATTCCAGAAGCTATATTGCCAGAGCCAAAACCATCAAGCGAAATTTATGGATACACTGATAAGGAAATCTTTGGCGCTGAGGTCCCGATTTCTGGAGATGCGGGAGATCAGCAAGCAGCGCTGTTTGGACAGGCATGTTATAAACCAGGTATGGTTAAAAACACCTATGGAACTGGAAACTTCGCTCTCATGAATACCGGTGAGAAACCCTACAAGTCAAAGAATTTGTTAACAACCATCGCATGGGGACTTAAGGGCAAGGTCGAGTATGCACTTGAGGGAAGCATCTTTATCACAGGAGCAGCTGTGCAGTGGCTGAGAGACTCACTCAAGGTAATAGAGGTTTCGCCCGAAGTCGAGCCCCTTGCAGCCTCGCTCGCCTCTAACGAGGGAGTTTACTTCGTACCTGCCTTCGTTGGACTGGGAGCTCCCTACTGGGATCAGTACGCAAGAGGAATCATTATCGGCATAACGAGAGGGACGAGAAGGGCTCACTTAGCAAGAGCCGTTCTTGAAGCCATGGCTTACTTAAGCAAGGATGTTCTGATAGAAATGGAGAAAGACAGTGGAATAAAGGTCGCAGAGTTAAGGGTTGATGGAGGAGCTACTAACAATAACTTCCTCATGCAGTTCCAGGCTGATATTCTCGGAACCAAGGTCATAAGGCCCGTAATTCAGGAAACCACCGCGCTTGGAGCGGCCTATCTCGCCGGGCTTGCCGTTGGCTACTGGAGCGACCAAGAGGAGATAGCCAAGATGTGGAAGGTGGAGAGAGAGTTCGATCCTCAAATGGACGAAAGCATGAGAGAGAAACTCCACTCCGCCTGGAAGGAAGCCGTCAAGAGATCCCTGAGCTGGGCAAAAGTTCTTAAAGATCTTGGATTGGAGGCGTAA
- a CDS encoding NAD(P)/FAD-dependent oxidoreductase, with protein sequence MDSDKRETKKVAIIGAGIVGTAIARLLSQYENLEVHILEKNADVGWGASKANTAIIHPGHEEDPDKHPLRAKLCVRGNRIWHSWVKELDIPAKWPGELMLAFSKEDLETAEHYLELGEKNGVPGVRLVYGEELRGLEPNVSPNAVGALWAPTAGQLAPWEAIIALTENAVSNGAKLHTETEVRRIKIENGKVKGVETNNGFIEADIVINAAGLYADQISKSAGIDFEIHPRKGEYYLFEEDAFPKVNRIVHQTPTPITKGVYLATTVEGNLMIGPTAEDLPVEAKEDTSTSKKGLSFVWEWAQKLVAELPSKGRVMKTFAGLRPEPPDGHWIIEAYDRPWGFVNAAGMRSPALASAPAIAEYVVEELLRKKLKLNLRKKENWNPYRKGIRRFKEASEEEKEKLIRENPKYGNVVCMCKEVSEAEIIEAIERMQRIGIKTITLDGIKFRTTSMFGWCQGSFCRIRIAKIVSEKLGIPLWDIAIKDRKVSYGLGNVKTFFVDSKGVEKNA encoded by the coding sequence ATGGATTCCGATAAGAGGGAAACCAAAAAGGTAGCAATAATAGGAGCGGGAATAGTAGGAACGGCGATAGCGCGTCTATTAAGCCAATATGAAAATCTTGAAGTGCATATACTTGAGAAAAACGCTGATGTGGGATGGGGAGCAAGCAAGGCTAACACCGCTATAATACATCCCGGACATGAGGAGGACCCGGATAAACACCCTCTAAGAGCCAAACTCTGCGTTAGAGGAAACAGAATCTGGCACAGCTGGGTAAAAGAGCTCGATATCCCCGCGAAGTGGCCAGGCGAGCTCATGCTCGCTTTTTCCAAAGAAGATCTTGAAACCGCAGAGCACTATCTCGAGTTAGGAGAGAAAAATGGTGTTCCAGGCGTAAGACTTGTCTATGGGGAAGAGCTAAGAGGGCTTGAACCTAATGTAAGCCCGAATGCTGTTGGAGCCCTCTGGGCTCCAACAGCAGGGCAATTAGCACCATGGGAAGCTATTATAGCCTTAACGGAAAACGCCGTCTCTAACGGCGCAAAGCTTCACACTGAGACTGAGGTTAGGAGAATCAAAATAGAAAATGGAAAAGTAAAGGGAGTTGAGACGAACAATGGATTCATTGAAGCAGATATAGTGATAAACGCAGCAGGTCTTTATGCTGATCAAATATCAAAATCCGCAGGCATAGATTTCGAGATCCACCCAAGAAAAGGAGAGTATTACCTCTTTGAGGAAGATGCCTTCCCAAAGGTAAATAGAATTGTTCATCAAACCCCTACTCCAATAACTAAAGGGGTATATTTAGCCACTACAGTGGAGGGCAATCTTATGATCGGTCCCACAGCAGAGGATTTGCCCGTTGAAGCGAAAGAGGACACATCAACAAGCAAAAAGGGGTTGTCCTTCGTCTGGGAATGGGCACAAAAGCTGGTAGCAGAGCTACCATCCAAGGGAAGAGTTATGAAAACATTCGCAGGTTTGAGACCAGAACCCCCTGATGGACACTGGATAATAGAAGCATATGATCGTCCATGGGGATTCGTAAATGCAGCGGGAATGAGATCTCCTGCACTTGCGTCAGCCCCAGCTATAGCAGAATATGTAGTTGAAGAGCTCTTAAGGAAAAAGCTTAAGCTGAACCTCAGGAAAAAGGAAAACTGGAACCCATACAGAAAGGGAATAAGGCGTTTTAAGGAAGCCTCCGAGGAAGAAAAGGAAAAGCTCATAAGGGAAAATCCAAAGTATGGCAATGTGGTCTGTATGTGCAAGGAAGTTAGTGAAGCAGAGATAATAGAAGCTATAGAGAGAATGCAAAGGATTGGTATAAAAACCATAACCTTAGATGGCATAAAGTTCAGAACTACATCTATGTTTGGCTGGTGCCAGGGATCGTTCTGCAGAATTCGAATAGCGAAAATAGTGTCAGAAAAACTCGGTATACCCCTATGGGATATAGCAATAAAGGATCGAAAAGTTAGCTACGGACTCGGAAATGTAAAGACCTTCTTCGTAGATAGCAAAGGGGTTGAGAAAAATGCGTGA
- a CDS encoding FAD-dependent oxidoreductase — protein MRDRYDTVVIGGGPAGLSAAIKAKEHGLSVLLLENRDLLGGIPLQCVHPGFGLHYFKEDLTGTEFIYRFIEKFEKLGIESYTNAHLVEIELVSDIEKRLKVITPRGVLSLQTTSLIYTTGARERHIFEIGITGNRPPGVFTAGEAQTMMDIYGIMPGKEIVIVGSGDVGLIMARRFALEGADVKAVIEIMPFPGGLTRNVVQCLHDFDIPLYLSHAVTRVEGTKRVEKIIVCEVDENLRIKEGTEKEISCDTVVVAAGLVPYIKILEKIGVLTDPATKGPIINELLETSIPGTFVAGNALVINDLVDYVVEQGEKSADGAREFVERGGIPTKRWKRMVKGRNIRLLVPHYLSGEEDVMIYARVLKPEENVKVRFLEIEKEIKLPFVKPAEMLRLKLRKEDIAKAKDKITMEVVQA, from the coding sequence ATGCGTGATAGATACGACACCGTAGTAATTGGAGGCGGACCAGCAGGTCTTTCCGCCGCTATAAAGGCAAAAGAACACGGCTTAAGCGTTCTGCTCCTTGAAAACAGAGACCTTCTTGGCGGAATACCTCTTCAATGCGTTCATCCTGGCTTCGGACTCCACTATTTTAAGGAAGACCTAACGGGAACGGAGTTTATCTATCGATTTATAGAAAAGTTTGAAAAACTTGGGATAGAAAGCTATACTAATGCTCATCTTGTGGAAATAGAGCTTGTATCCGATATAGAAAAAAGATTAAAAGTTATCACACCAAGGGGAGTTTTAAGCCTTCAGACAACAAGCCTGATCTACACAACCGGCGCCAGAGAGAGACATATTTTCGAAATCGGAATAACGGGAAATAGACCACCGGGAGTGTTCACCGCTGGAGAAGCACAAACGATGATGGATATATACGGAATCATGCCGGGCAAGGAAATCGTTATAGTAGGCTCAGGAGATGTCGGACTTATAATGGCAAGAAGATTTGCCTTAGAGGGAGCAGATGTCAAAGCGGTCATAGAAATAATGCCTTTCCCTGGCGGATTAACGAGAAATGTAGTTCAGTGCCTTCACGACTTTGATATCCCGCTTTACTTGAGCCACGCAGTCACAAGGGTTGAGGGAACGAAAAGGGTTGAGAAGATAATAGTCTGCGAGGTGGACGAAAATCTTCGCATAAAGGAAGGGACTGAAAAGGAAATATCTTGTGATACGGTAGTTGTCGCAGCGGGACTCGTCCCCTACATAAAGATCCTTGAGAAAATCGGCGTGCTGACAGATCCCGCAACTAAGGGACCTATAATAAACGAGCTTCTTGAAACCAGTATCCCTGGGACCTTCGTTGCAGGAAACGCCCTCGTTATAAACGATCTTGTAGATTATGTAGTAGAACAGGGAGAAAAATCAGCAGATGGAGCCCGGGAGTTCGTTGAACGAGGGGGTATTCCTACAAAGAGATGGAAAAGAATGGTAAAGGGAAGAAACATAAGGCTATTGGTTCCTCACTACCTGAGCGGAGAGGAAGATGTCATGATCTACGCGAGAGTTTTAAAACCCGAGGAGAACGTCAAGGTAAGATTTCTCGAAATCGAAAAGGAGATAAAGCTTCCATTCGTGAAACCTGCTGAGATGCTGAGACTGAAGCTAAGAAAGGAAGACATAGCTAAGGCAAAAGATAAGATAACCATGGAGGTAGTTCAAGCATGA
- a CDS encoding DUF1667 domain-containing protein codes for MSEIKRHKITCIVCPLGCEIEVKTEGDKILEIKGYKCPRGKEYAIQEITAPKRIVMSVVNVKGSYFPTVSVKTNKPVLKKLIPQIMKELSQVELEAPIPIGKVVLKNVAGSGADIVTTRPAPRSR; via the coding sequence ATGAGCGAGATAAAGCGCCATAAGATAACCTGCATAGTTTGCCCACTCGGGTGCGAGATAGAAGTAAAGACCGAGGGAGATAAAATTCTTGAGATAAAGGGCTACAAATGTCCGCGAGGTAAAGAATATGCCATTCAAGAAATAACTGCTCCTAAAAGAATAGTAATGAGTGTAGTTAACGTAAAGGGAAGCTATTTCCCCACAGTCTCGGTTAAGACCAACAAGCCCGTTTTAAAGAAACTTATACCTCAAATCATGAAAGAGCTATCCCAGGTAGAACTTGAAGCTCCCATACCTATAGGAAAAGTTGTTCTTAAAAACGTTGCTGGCTCGGGCGCTGATATAGTCACAACAAGGCCCGCACCGAGGTCGCGCTAA
- a CDS encoding glycerol-3-phosphate responsive antiterminator, with protein sequence MRVINPLLKGVIASLWDFIDPTMIPVKTVFILNSSLCKLPEEVKACKEAGKDVYVDMDFIDGLSDGKAAVEYLKAIGVDGIISVKLCNFHYARKVKVPFILRIFALDSKAVEKAYNQVKTNGVEIVEILPGCSALKVGRLFKALGINVITGGLVSTKAELKKLLKVVDAVSTSSKNLWRNDNF encoded by the coding sequence ATGCGAGTTATAAATCCCCTGCTTAAGGGAGTTATAGCCTCTCTCTGGGATTTTATCGATCCCACAATGATCCCCGTTAAGACCGTCTTTATTCTAAACTCCAGCTTATGTAAGCTTCCTGAGGAGGTAAAGGCTTGTAAGGAAGCGGGAAAAGATGTTTACGTTGATATGGACTTCATAGATGGCCTTTCTGATGGAAAGGCTGCTGTAGAGTACCTTAAAGCTATAGGAGTAGATGGCATAATAAGCGTTAAGCTATGCAATTTTCACTACGCAAGGAAGGTAAAGGTACCTTTTATATTGCGTATATTTGCGCTCGATTCGAAGGCGGTTGAGAAAGCGTATAATCAGGTTAAAACCAATGGTGTTGAGATAGTTGAGATACTGCCGGGTTGCTCTGCCCTTAAGGTCGGAAGGCTTTTTAAAGCGTTGGGAATAAACGTTATAACCGGAGGATTGGTTAGCACCAAAGCGGAATTGAAAAAGCTTCTTAAAGTGGTAGATGCGGTTTCAACGAGTTCAAAAAATCTGTGGAGGAATGATAATTTTTAG
- the ptsP gene encoding phosphoenolpyruvate--protein phosphotransferase: MVGIVVVSHSDKLAEGVVELAKQMTGGKEIPIRAAGGLDDGSLGTSFEKILNAINEVYSEDGVLILMDLGSAIMTTQMCVESLPEEMQAGIKLCNAPLVEGAVAAAAATAQGLSLDEVKKRAEEVPVIKVQGEEAPLPQKEKEASKGEVKSVEVQIINPTGLHARPSAIFVQLANKFKSKIIVQNITAGKPPADAKSVMEMAVNGTANKGEWIRISAQGEDAEEALKALKELVESGFGEVESESGRAESIDIQKEETITKGEFRGTPVYPGYVVAPAYVFFRRKKDSKKESKGSPEEELQKVKEAISLALKEIRGLKERISKEGDPKVAAIFDFHAMVLKDEKMLSQVESLIREKGASASEAISSVLEEWAEKLENQDTELMKERSADIRDIADRVLRILSGEGEFKFKIEGEDKVVLIAEELLPSETASLDRNLIAGIAVAQGGTTSHAAILARMWGIPSVVGLGSEVMKIPSGTRVALDGSEGKLIVNPPQDLIQVFERKREETEALEREFLAKAKEPAITLDEHGIEVVANVGNLETVSEILEFGAEGIGLLRTEFLFLNRSEMPSEEEQYVAYSRVAEIMGDKPVIIRTLDVGGDKPLSYIPMSREDNPFLGVRAIRLQKLYPDLLKSQIKAILRAGLKGNLKFMLPMVATLDEVRWAKEILEECKEELEKKGVDYSEKVEMGIMVEIPSAAIVSEHLAKEVAFFSIGTNDLTQYTLACDRGNKSLSYLFDSLNPAVLKLIKMVVEGAHACGKWVGVCGEMAGQKEAIPILVGMGVDELSMNARLIPPAKALIRRLRFSELKELAEEALNLGTAEEVRKLVGEKCEL, translated from the coding sequence ATGGTAGGAATCGTTGTAGTTTCTCACAGCGATAAATTGGCTGAAGGTGTGGTGGAGCTTGCCAAGCAGATGACGGGGGGAAAGGAAATCCCAATAAGGGCTGCCGGGGGGCTTGATGATGGAAGCTTAGGCACGAGCTTTGAGAAGATCCTGAATGCTATAAACGAAGTTTATAGCGAAGATGGGGTTTTGATCCTCATGGATCTTGGTAGCGCTATAATGACAACGCAGATGTGTGTGGAATCCTTGCCTGAGGAAATGCAGGCAGGAATAAAGCTATGCAACGCTCCTTTGGTCGAGGGGGCTGTAGCCGCCGCGGCGGCTACAGCCCAAGGTTTATCTTTGGATGAAGTAAAGAAAAGAGCAGAGGAGGTTCCCGTTATTAAGGTTCAGGGAGAGGAAGCTCCTTTGCCTCAAAAGGAGAAGGAGGCTTCTAAGGGTGAGGTAAAGAGCGTTGAGGTTCAGATTATAAACCCCACGGGCTTGCACGCGAGACCTTCTGCTATTTTTGTTCAACTTGCGAATAAGTTTAAGTCTAAGATCATTGTTCAGAATATCACGGCTGGCAAGCCCCCAGCAGATGCCAAAAGCGTAATGGAAATGGCAGTTAACGGTACCGCAAATAAGGGGGAGTGGATAAGGATAAGCGCTCAGGGTGAGGATGCAGAGGAAGCACTTAAGGCATTGAAAGAGCTTGTTGAGTCGGGCTTTGGTGAGGTTGAGAGCGAATCTGGGAGGGCTGAATCCATTGATATTCAGAAGGAGGAAACGATAACAAAGGGCGAGTTTAGAGGAACGCCAGTTTATCCTGGATATGTGGTAGCACCTGCTTATGTTTTTTTTAGAAGGAAGAAGGATAGTAAAAAGGAGTCAAAGGGATCTCCTGAGGAAGAGCTTCAAAAGGTTAAAGAAGCTATATCTTTGGCGCTCAAGGAGATCAGAGGGCTTAAGGAGAGAATATCTAAGGAAGGGGATCCCAAGGTAGCAGCTATATTTGACTTTCATGCGATGGTCTTAAAAGATGAAAAGATGCTCTCTCAGGTTGAGTCGCTTATCAGGGAGAAAGGCGCTTCTGCGAGTGAGGCGATATCAAGTGTTCTTGAAGAATGGGCCGAAAAGCTTGAAAATCAGGATACAGAGCTTATGAAGGAGAGATCGGCTGATATTAGAGATATTGCTGATAGAGTCTTGAGAATTCTGTCTGGTGAGGGGGAGTTTAAGTTTAAGATAGAGGGAGAGGATAAAGTGGTTTTAATAGCAGAGGAGCTTCTTCCATCTGAAACTGCTTCCTTGGATAGGAATCTTATAGCGGGGATAGCTGTCGCTCAAGGGGGAACCACATCCCATGCTGCTATCCTTGCACGTATGTGGGGTATACCTTCAGTTGTTGGACTTGGATCGGAAGTAATGAAAATTCCGAGCGGGACCAGGGTCGCACTCGATGGTAGCGAGGGAAAACTCATAGTGAATCCTCCTCAGGATCTCATTCAAGTCTTTGAGAGAAAAAGAGAGGAGACGGAAGCCCTCGAAAGAGAGTTTCTGGCAAAGGCTAAGGAGCCTGCAATTACCTTGGATGAACATGGAATTGAGGTGGTAGCCAACGTCGGTAATCTCGAGACGGTCAGTGAAATCCTTGAGTTTGGAGCCGAAGGCATAGGGCTTTTAAGAACCGAGTTTTTGTTTTTAAACAGGAGCGAGATGCCGTCAGAAGAGGAGCAATATGTGGCTTATTCCCGCGTTGCTGAAATTATGGGAGATAAGCCCGTTATAATAAGGACGCTGGATGTTGGGGGAGATAAGCCTCTCTCTTATATACCTATGTCAAGAGAAGATAATCCTTTCTTAGGGGTAAGGGCAATAAGGCTTCAGAAGCTGTATCCGGACTTGCTAAAGAGCCAGATTAAAGCTATATTAAGGGCAGGACTTAAGGGAAATCTTAAGTTCATGCTTCCGATGGTTGCCACTCTCGATGAGGTAAGGTGGGCGAAGGAAATTCTTGAAGAATGTAAGGAAGAGCTTGAGAAGAAGGGGGTAGACTATTCGGAGAAGGTTGAGATGGGAATTATGGTTGAGATCCCATCCGCGGCTATAGTAAGCGAGCATCTTGCTAAGGAAGTTGCCTTCTTCAGCATAGGTACAAATGATCTTACACAGTATACCCTTGCTTGCGATAGAGGCAATAAGTCGTTGAGCTATCTCTTCGATTCTCTGAACCCCGCGGTTTTGAAACTTATAAAGATGGTGGTGGAGGGAGCCCACGCCTGCGGTAAATGGGTGGGCGTTTGTGGGGAGATGGCGGGGCAAAAGGAGGCGATTCCTATTCTCGTGGGTATGGGGGTGGACGAGCTGAGCATGAACGCGCGGCTTATACCGCCCGCTAAGGCTTTAATAAGAAGACTGAGGTTCTCTGAGCTTAAAGAACTCGCAGAGGAGGCGCTAAATCTCGGTACCGCTGAGGAAGTCAGGAAGTTGGTAGGAGAGAAATGCGAGTTATAA